CCCGCGATTTGCAACAAGTCAATACCGATCTTCAGCAAACTATCATCACTGCTACCACCGACGGTATTGTTTCTAAGCTTAATCTGCGTAATCCTGGTCAAACGGTACGTCCAGGGGAAGAAATTGCCCAAATCGCTCCTAGTAATAGCAAACTAACGATCAAAGCTTCAGTTCCTGCCAAAGAAATAGGTAAACTAAAAAAAGGTCAAACAGCCCAAATGCGAGTATCCGCTTGTCCTTATTCCGATTACGGTACTCTTAAAGGAACAGTTACAGCGATCGCTCCTGATGCAGCTTTTCCTCAACCTGATAATTCTCATACCTCTTCTACCGCTAATACTCCTAGTCAACAAACGGGTGCAGCTTTTTATGAGGTGGCAATTGAGCCTAATAATCGTTCTTTAGGCAAGGGGAATAATCAATGTGCGATTCAATTGGGTATGGAAGGGCAAACCGATATTGTTACCAGAGAAGAAACCGTCATGAAATTTTTGCTGAGAAAAGCTAGATTAACTACCAATTTGTAAATTCTTTCATTATCAATAAAAACTTAAGTTGCTATAAGTGTAATAGTAAAATGAACGAACATTGTGTAATTCCTGTAATTAAAACCCCCAAGGATTATCAAGCTTATCGAATTAGTCCTCAAGATAGTAATCGTCTGGCGCTCATTTTCGACCCTAGTAATGCACATAATTCATTAACTGTGTGCGTAGAGATTTTTGATGTCGGTGGTGCGACTCCTCCTAACCGTCATAATTTTGCTGTAGAAATGTTTTTTATTCTCAAGGGTGAAGGCATGGCAATATGCGATGGTAAAGAAATACCTCTGCACAGTGGCGATAGTGTATTAATTCCCAAAACAGGGACTCACTTGATTAAAAATACGGGTTCAGAACGTTTGTATGCTTTGTGTATCATGGTTCCTGATGAGAATTTTTCGGCGTTGATTCGTAACGGAATAAGTGCAACGTTAGACGAACAGGATTTAAACATATTAACTCGTATTGATTAGACTCTTTCAGTAGGAATAAATCAGTATTGCTGTCTACCCAATCAAGAAATATCAATGTTTAATGATGGATGGTAAATACTTTCAACTCAGATTAAATTATGTCCGCAGGGTCATTCAAACAAGATGGTTTAAACTGGCGCATCAATTTAATTAAGCAAAGGTTTGGTGAATGGATGGAATATCAAACCTCTCAGTTAAATCCTGATTGGGACTTCGCCTCTTTTCAAAAGACGCTGCTATGGCAAATTATCAAATTTTGCCTGTGGTCAACGATCGCCATCTTGCTGGTTTGGATCGCGTGGCAACTGTGGTTACTTTTACGTCTCTACTGGAAACGTTGGCAAAGAACAAGCGATCGCCATGCTAATTTCACCTCTCCTACCCAAACAACTCAACTATCAGCAGCCGATTGGGTAGAGCGATCGCAATCTGCCAGAGTAGACGGTAACTATCATCTGGCAATTATTTGTCTCTATCAGGCAATGTTAAAGCTGTTGGATGAACGAGGGATAATTCCGACTCAGCTAAGTCTCACGGATCAAGAATATCGGCGATCGCTCTTGAAAATTGCCGTTACTTCTTTAAACTCCTACGAACTATTATTATCAATTCACCAAAGACTGTGTTTCAGTCAAGCTGAGGCAGATCGAGCCTTATTTGAAGAGTGCCAGCAAGCTTATCAACAGATCGAAGTTAAACATTAATATTTTACAACTTGCTCAATAATGCCAAATTTTCGTCAACGCAAATGGTTATGGATGGGAATTGCGATCGCGGTAATAATTATTTTAACTCTGGTTGCTGCACCTAATAGTGGTCGGAATGATAGTGGTTCAACTTATGGCAAAAGTCCTGATGGTTATGGCGCTTGGTATGAATACATGTCCAAAAAAGAAATTCCGCTTAAGCGTTGGCGTAAACCTTTTGCGCAGTTCATTGAAGCTGATGTACAAGATGCCACCTATCTTAAGATTCTGAGTCAAAGTGATTATTTACTGAGTTTAGAAGGCATATCTTCAACTGAATCAAACTGGATCGGCCAAGGAAATACTCTAGTCATCATCGGCAAGTCTGAACCAGCTACGGCTGCACCCTTCAACAGTTCAATTCCCTATCGCCAACAGACTCTATCTAACGATCAAATCAAAATAGCCACTACTCGTCGTTTTCGAGGGGGACAACAAAGTATTCTCCAGGATCGTTACGGTGCAATAGTCTGGCAAGAACAAATTGGCAAGGGAAAAATCATTTACTGTACGACTCCCTATTTAGCTGCTAACGCCTATCAAGACAATCTCGACAACTATCAATTTCTGGCAGACTTAGTAAGCGATCGTCAAAGCATTTGGGTAGATGAATACATTCATGGTTACAAAGACAAAGAAAGCATTGCTAAAGAACAACAAGCCGATCTTCTCAGTTACTTAGCTAAAACCCCTTGGTTCTTCTTTTTGATTCAAACAATCCTCATTGCCATAGTTGCTGCCTTTGCTGCCTTTCGTCGCTTTGGTCTACCAATTAAGCCCAGAACGGCGATCGCCGATAATAGTACCGCCTATATTGATGCTTTAGCAGGAGTCTTAGAGAAAGCCAATAGTACAGATTTTGTCGTAGAAGCGATCGCCAAAGATGAACAGCGCAAGCTGCAACAAGCTTTAGGGTTGGGTAAATCTTTGGTTGACGAGCAAACCTTAATTACAGCCTATAAACAGCAGCGAGGAGACACAGTTGTAGATTTAAGTCAATTATTACGGGTTAGTAATGCGGGAAAGAAAATTAGTGATGCTCAATTAATTACCTGGATTCAAAAGTGGCAGAAATTAAATCAAAGTAGTTAAGCGATCGTTTTTTGTCTCGCGCAAAGACGTTTATCCCGCTTAGTTTGGGGCAAAGACGCAAAGGTACAAAGAAGTTTTTTTAGTGAAGGCAATTATAAGTAAGTTTATTGAATTATGGGAATAATAGATATTAAGTTAATTCATATTTATCAGTATTCAATTGAATTTACAAAATATCCAGATCCAAGATCATTATAAAAGCGATCGCAATAATTTAATTATTTTGTATTTTGTAAGATAAGAGGTTGAGGAATCTCGTCACCATCTTCTTCTAACATTAATAAATGTACCCTACTTGCTTCTTTGATTTGCGCGATCGCTTTTTCTTGGGTTTCTTCATGTGCCATAATTCCTAATTCTAAGCACTCAGCGATATATGCTTCATCTTCTGGTGAATAGCTAACTACATAGGAGTAATGTTTAATATATTCGTTGATTTTATTCATTATTTTTATTTTATTGTATCTCTTTTAGTTTAATTAATGCTTCTTTAACTTGCTTAACTTGATATGGTTTTGCTTTCCCACCTTTTCCTTGCTGAAGATTGATTCTTGGTTTTCCTTGCCAGGGAGTTTTAAACGGATAGTGACTTGTTCCTCTATTTCTTGGTTTGCCAAAAAACTTTTCGGTTATAGTTAATAAACGGGTGAATCTAATGTTAGTTTCGCTTTTCAGTTCTACCAGGGCTTCATCAATATCCATCTAATTGGAATGCTAAAATTCACGTAGTGTTGTCAATAAATTATATATTTTTAAGTATTTTATTTAGTTGAGTTTACCAAATATAGATATTAAAGATCATTATCGTAGTGATCGCAATAATTTAATTGAAGATTTTTATATTCCTTGTCTATCGAAAACTATTTCCTATAGTCGAGCAGTGGGATATTTTTCTAGTACTTCTATTGTAGCTATTTCTCAAGGGCTAGCTGCTTTAATTGAAGCTGGTGGTAAAATGCGTTTGGTAGCATCTCCTTATCTTTCTCGTGAAGATATCCAAGCCATAGATAAGGGCTTAAAACAGAGAGAAGAAGTTGTTAGTTCAGCCATTATTAAAGAATTTGAAATCGTCTCACGAGATAGACTAGCTTGTTTATCTTGGTTGCTAAGTCAGAAAATATTAGAGATTAAATTAGCAGTAGCTAATAATTTTGATGCTCCTGGTCTTTATCATGAAAAGATTGGAATTTTAGCAGATAATAATGATAATAAAATAGCATTTACAGGTTCAATTAATGAGACAAAATCGGGCCTGATTGACAATTTTGAAAATATTGAAGTTTTTTGTTCTTGGCGAGGAGAAGAGGCAAAAAGAGTTAACCGAATTGATGAAAATTTTGCAAAACTATGGTCTAATAAAACTTACAATGCAGAAATTATTAGTTTCCCCGAAGCAGCAGCCCGTAAGTTATTAGAATATCGTCCTGATATAAAACCAACAGTATCAGTCAAGCAAAAG
This sequence is a window from Pleurocapsa minor HA4230-MV1. Protein-coding genes within it:
- a CDS encoding cupin domain-containing protein, with amino-acid sequence MNEHCVIPVIKTPKDYQAYRISPQDSNRLALIFDPSNAHNSLTVCVEIFDVGGATPPNRHNFAVEMFFILKGEGMAICDGKEIPLHSGDSVLIPKTGTHLIKNTGSERLYALCIMVPDENFSALIRNGISATLDEQDLNILTRID
- a CDS encoding DUF4129 domain-containing protein; protein product: MSAGSFKQDGLNWRINLIKQRFGEWMEYQTSQLNPDWDFASFQKTLLWQIIKFCLWSTIAILLVWIAWQLWLLLRLYWKRWQRTSDRHANFTSPTQTTQLSAADWVERSQSARVDGNYHLAIICLYQAMLKLLDERGIIPTQLSLTDQEYRRSLLKIAVTSLNSYELLLSIHQRLCFSQAEADRALFEECQQAYQQIEVKH
- a CDS encoding DUF4350 domain-containing protein gives rise to the protein MPNFRQRKWLWMGIAIAVIIILTLVAAPNSGRNDSGSTYGKSPDGYGAWYEYMSKKEIPLKRWRKPFAQFIEADVQDATYLKILSQSDYLLSLEGISSTESNWIGQGNTLVIIGKSEPATAAPFNSSIPYRQQTLSNDQIKIATTRRFRGGQQSILQDRYGAIVWQEQIGKGKIIYCTTPYLAANAYQDNLDNYQFLADLVSDRQSIWVDEYIHGYKDKESIAKEQQADLLSYLAKTPWFFFLIQTILIAIVAAFAAFRRFGLPIKPRTAIADNSTAYIDALAGVLEKANSTDFVVEAIAKDEQRKLQQALGLGKSLVDEQTLITAYKQQRGDTVVDLSQLLRVSNAGKKISDAQLITWIQKWQKLNQSS
- a CDS encoding toxin HicA codes for the protein MDIDEALVELKSETNIRFTRLLTITEKFFGKPRNRGTSHYPFKTPWQGKPRINLQQGKGGKAKPYQVKQVKEALIKLKEIQ